A region of Moorena producens PAL-8-15-08-1 DNA encodes the following proteins:
- a CDS encoding virulence factor SrfB, with protein MVINSTGASKYSSLNFAKDVDMPVGIKIVNKFLLNQIKTVNNTKWLKLPVIDLIHEHDDPANIIRIDHINCTIKGNPLELRDKIQQAYNNYFNNYNYPIPFYLDSLLRFSPYCKLDRDLPIYANYFLGVKIDYIEQNSNVSESYTKSQTCNLFYKKTSKGEKMLSHGGWIAIDFGTSNSTVTFYDPKEAIEPNELSLEQKDLLFKLFKEWLGSSDSKLPGVGDHEWQEYIEQVENNLGKSWPEIIDNKKSSILLEGIRQLEISLGTRLDDPIYPVVSKKLNEIYRQLFQLPPLQKERIVLAKIDKNLPQEIQITSELELVGVNGFLEVEMGEIARNNRLAAMSQETTDENQEDENQETFWRKIESKFHHSPKRYLNKTRKKGEEDKIKIYWEGEEKNIEYSELIQAAMKCLIELTENFKDKPENKKRYDSGKFYRVIVTYPTVSKPETRRKLEELVSQILEQKFTDTDVKLDVKKDFDEAIAAAIFYVWREFGGNQTIGIEAFKTRCRRSGQKWAQNLMVLDIGGGTTDLALIRLLLRDDSPFDPGEDRGAGGRYYVLTPELMGSSGHLFLGGELITLRLFRVLKVAIVDNLLTAFTEGNLKDDKLDLLIRGLEPRFLQQDNHNKYRTRSLLECIDKENPENDPFYSTVLNYAEEILPTRWKENRKKLQAFYTLWRWADDAKVELSKGSLDYDEYEIPANQLEQFLRVQQDIELGEYNPGIKLSKQQLETAASKVVGEAINIAKDLLESRLPKDSSTGQKEPLDWLILSGQTCHLDLVRRKINEIFSNTKNDFEWNPARITFVPDYAKLATSVGACYGMSRQQFTYAPKAAKDKLKEGKSELYIEVNNLLYTLPCAFLRQVVGSLEPVFQARQPLYKFNPNQEAKARSKWFGVLPTTNIYRRDFESQREILWAKFNFEEIAKQIGIYSQNNNLWFEGFKAQFEVNQTLEIEMVVCRGKPHYLVGDQVDDNNSTLTNINQTISEELKTRKEELEKANIQEEVPQAMIIDSELQWDIAIGINEESPQLVFKAGEKLDDIFHNQDEGEQTTKETKGAISKDENQKPRPLPAFPRSGTHTFYAYYPSLESPQLKEIYLGTLGFDKNQIQDNCRYYITIDDQSNLRIHEGEVPYWISDQPEVLKEKDGCVLRVKRSPIEEENNDEQNPFSGVH; from the coding sequence TTGGTTATTAATTCTACAGGAGCTAGTAAATATTCCTCTTTAAACTTTGCTAAAGATGTTGATATGCCTGTTGGAATTAAGATTGTAAATAAGTTTCTGTTGAACCAAATCAAAACAGTAAACAATACTAAGTGGTTAAAGCTTCCTGTAATAGACCTGATTCATGAGCACGACGATCCAGCTAATATTATAAGGATTGATCATATCAACTGTACTATAAAAGGAAATCCTCTAGAACTTAGAGATAAAATTCAACAGGCTTACAATAATTATTTTAATAATTATAATTATCCAATACCATTTTATCTCGATTCGCTCTTACGATTTTCTCCATACTGCAAACTTGATAGAGATCTGCCTATTTATGCTAATTATTTTTTAGGAGTTAAGATAGATTATATCGAGCAAAATAGCAACGTAAGTGAATCGTACACAAAGTCTCAAACCTGTAATTTATTTTACAAAAAAACAAGTAAGGGGGAAAAAATGCTCTCACATGGTGGATGGATTGCTATCGATTTTGGTACTTCAAATTCTACTGTTACTTTTTACGATCCTAAAGAAGCAATAGAACCCAACGAATTATCCTTGGAACAAAAAGACCTATTATTTAAGCTTTTTAAGGAATGGTTAGGCTCATCTGACTCAAAATTACCAGGAGTTGGTGATCATGAATGGCAGGAATATATCGAACAAGTTGAAAATAATTTGGGAAAATCTTGGCCAGAAATTATCGACAATAAAAAGAGCTCAATATTGTTAGAGGGAATTCGCCAACTAGAAATTTCCTTAGGTACTAGACTAGATGATCCAATCTACCCGGTAGTTAGTAAAAAACTTAACGAAATTTACCGTCAATTATTCCAATTACCACCCTTACAAAAGGAACGTATCGTTCTGGCAAAAATAGATAAGAATCTCCCCCAAGAGATACAAATTACTAGCGAACTGGAACTGGTTGGTGTAAATGGATTCTTGGAAGTGGAAATGGGGGAAATAGCTAGAAATAATCGATTGGCAGCGATGTCCCAAGAGACTACTGATGAAAACCAGGAAGATGAAAACCAGGAAACATTTTGGCGAAAAATAGAAAGTAAGTTTCACCATTCTCCGAAGCGTTACCTTAATAAAACCAGAAAAAAAGGAGAAGAAGATAAAATCAAGATATATTGGGAAGGAGAAGAGAAGAATATTGAATATAGTGAGCTAATTCAAGCAGCGATGAAATGTCTGATTGAATTAACCGAAAATTTTAAAGATAAACCGGAAAATAAAAAACGTTATGATAGCGGTAAATTTTACAGAGTAATCGTTACTTATCCGACGGTATCTAAACCAGAAACTCGTCGTAAACTGGAAGAGTTAGTAAGTCAAATTCTTGAGCAAAAATTTACAGATACAGATGTCAAATTAGACGTAAAAAAAGATTTTGATGAAGCAATCGCTGCAGCTATTTTCTATGTATGGCGAGAATTTGGTGGAAACCAAACTATCGGTATAGAAGCTTTTAAAACTCGCTGTCGTCGTAGCGGTCAAAAATGGGCTCAAAACCTAATGGTATTGGACATTGGTGGTGGAACGACAGACTTGGCTTTAATTCGTTTACTTCTAAGAGATGATAGTCCATTTGACCCAGGAGAAGATCGAGGAGCTGGTGGACGTTACTATGTTCTGACTCCAGAGTTGATGGGGTCTTCTGGACACTTATTTTTAGGGGGTGAGTTAATTACTCTACGACTCTTTCGCGTGCTTAAAGTAGCGATTGTTGACAATTTGTTAACGGCATTTACAGAAGGGAACTTAAAGGATGATAAGTTAGACCTGCTGATCAGAGGATTAGAGCCAAGATTTTTGCAACAAGATAATCACAACAAATACCGCACTCGCTCCCTATTAGAGTGCATTGACAAAGAAAACCCAGAAAACGATCCATTTTATTCAACAGTTCTAAACTATGCAGAAGAAATATTACCAACTCGATGGAAAGAGAACCGAAAAAAGCTACAAGCTTTTTACACCCTTTGGCGATGGGCTGATGATGCTAAAGTTGAATTAAGCAAAGGTAGCCTTGACTATGATGAATATGAAATTCCGGCGAATCAATTAGAACAATTTCTTCGCGTTCAACAAGATATTGAGCTTGGTGAATATAATCCTGGCATCAAGCTATCTAAACAACAACTTGAAACAGCTGCTTCAAAAGTTGTTGGAGAAGCCATCAATATTGCTAAAGACTTGCTAGAAAGCCGATTACCTAAAGACAGTTCAACTGGTCAAAAAGAACCTTTGGATTGGTTAATTTTATCGGGACAGACTTGCCATCTAGATTTAGTCAGGCGTAAAATTAATGAAATATTTAGCAATACCAAGAACGATTTCGAGTGGAACCCAGCCAGGATTACTTTTGTACCTGACTATGCCAAATTAGCTACCTCAGTCGGGGCTTGTTATGGCATGAGCCGACAGCAGTTCACTTATGCTCCGAAAGCAGCGAAAGACAAGCTAAAAGAAGGTAAAAGCGAACTCTATATCGAAGTTAATAATTTACTTTACACATTGCCTTGTGCTTTCTTGAGGCAAGTTGTAGGTTCTTTAGAACCAGTTTTTCAAGCACGACAGCCATTGTATAAATTTAATCCTAATCAGGAAGCTAAAGCTCGAAGTAAATGGTTCGGTGTTTTACCAACTACGAACATTTATCGTCGAGACTTTGAAAGTCAAAGAGAAATTTTATGGGCTAAATTTAATTTTGAAGAGATTGCCAAACAAATCGGAATATATTCCCAGAATAATAATCTATGGTTTGAGGGATTCAAAGCTCAGTTTGAAGTTAACCAAACCCTAGAAATTGAAATGGTAGTTTGTCGGGGCAAACCTCATTATTTAGTAGGGGATCAGGTGGATGACAATAACTCTACCTTAACAAATATTAACCAAACAATATCGGAAGAGCTAAAAACAAGAAAAGAAGAGTTGGAGAAAGCAAATATACAAGAAGAAGTTCCTCAAGCTATGATTATCGATAGTGAACTTCAGTGGGATATTGCTATTGGTATCAATGAGGAATCTCCACAGCTAGTTTTCAAGGCTGGGGAAAAACTTGATGATATTTTTCACAATCAAGACGAAGGAGAACAAACAACTAAAGAAACTAAAGGAGCTATCAGCAAAGATGAGAACCAGAAGCCTCGACCTCTCCCAGCATTCCCCAGAAGTGGCACACACACCTTCTATGCTTACTATCCCAGCTTAGAGAGCCCACAACTGAAGGAAATATATCTTGGTACATTAGGATTTGATAAAAATCAGATTCAGGATAACTGCAGATACTACATTACAATTGATGACCAAAGTAATCTGCGTATTCATGAAGGGGAAGTTCCTTATTGGATATCGGATCAACCAGAAGTTTTAAAAGAAAAAGATGGATGTGTACTTAGAGTTAAGCGTAGTCCCATAGAAGAAGAGAATAACGATGAGCAAAACCCCTTTAGTGGAGTACACTGA
- a CDS encoding VWA domain-containing protein, whose amino-acid sequence MYVPEELKDRDYTIIIDKSGSMTIKDEKRGTKTRWEVMTETTEAYARYCEEIDPDGITVYVFSSRFKRYDNVTTNKVEQIFQETYPMGGTYLDEVLRDALENYFQRKANGSAKPNGEIFLVFTDGAPDDKPPVIDVIVNATRRIDKDSEIGISFIQVGSDPQAAQFLQELDKSLEEKGAKYGICNTLTLGDLEEIPPPEVLLRAINRG is encoded by the coding sequence ATGTATGTCCCAGAAGAATTAAAAGACCGTGATTACACCATCATTATTGATAAAAGTGGCAGTATGACCATTAAGGACGAGAAAAGGGGGACAAAAACTAGATGGGAGGTTATGACAGAAACTACAGAGGCTTATGCTAGATATTGTGAAGAAATCGACCCCGATGGGATTACTGTTTATGTATTTTCGAGTAGATTTAAGCGATACGATAATGTTACGACAAATAAGGTAGAACAAATCTTTCAAGAAACATATCCTATGGGTGGAACATACCTTGATGAGGTTTTGCGGGATGCTCTCGAGAATTATTTCCAACGTAAAGCAAACGGTAGTGCTAAACCAAATGGGGAAATTTTCTTAGTATTTACAGATGGAGCACCTGATGATAAGCCTCCAGTAATTGATGTAATTGTGAACGCAACTCGTCGAATCGATAAGGATTCGGAAATTGGTATTTCTTTTATTCAAGTTGGTTCAGATCCCCAAGCAGCACAATTTCTACAAGAATTGGACAAATCTTTAGAAGAAAAGGGAGCCAAATATGGTATTTGTAACACTCTCACTTTAGGAGATTTAGAAGAAATACCTCCACCAGAAGTACTATTGAGAGCTATTAATAGAGGATAA
- a CDS encoding MarR family winged helix-turn-helix transcriptional regulator, whose translation MQLSTTQLNLEQCTCFNLRKATRVVTQIFDEKLRPSGLRATQFSILAVMAAAESSTINKLAQTLAMDRTTLTRNLKPLEKQGLIEINPGEDRRTRLVALTAKGQENLTQAIPLWEQAQTEVIEKLGVGPWHNLLERLTETVSIA comes from the coding sequence ATGCAGTTATCCACAACTCAACTTAACCTAGAGCAGTGTACCTGCTTTAACCTACGCAAAGCCACCCGTGTCGTCACCCAAATCTTTGACGAAAAGTTGCGGCCTAGCGGTTTACGAGCAACCCAGTTTTCCATCTTGGCTGTGATGGCGGCGGCTGAATCCTCCACCATCAACAAACTTGCTCAAACCCTAGCGATGGATCGAACCACTTTGACCCGCAATCTCAAGCCCTTAGAAAAGCAGGGACTAATTGAAATTAATCCTGGAGAGGATCGGCGGACACGATTGGTGGCACTAACGGCAAAAGGCCAGGAAAACCTGACCCAAGCTATTCCCCTCTGGGAACAAGCTCAAACAGAGGTGATTGAGAAGCTGGGTGTCGGTCCATGGCACAATCTATTGGAGCGGCTGACTGAAACGGTTTCCATCGCGTAA
- a CDS encoding SGNH/GDSL hydrolase family protein has translation MTDYYVAAYFYDFQRKYEEDNPSLMWQNPGKRNWTWSIDKGYHDWFPSYTELSGQLLDSFFVETELTRAELEERCIKSIFEKHQDKPSYKLFDYSAATSALNPYEYPIHFKKDESNQTIKKMVIFGDSLSDTGNLKHWVKLMPEYPYWYGRFTNGLTWSEYLSKETGITLFNWAYGGAKSDLINDFKPKEILDYVKSGGRNVITGSMTTTINRYLDNGWLSGKKIDLTAAEETAYTLWIGANDYLEKFDSEETLFNLIEYPNDVGGYEKVSDRATDNIIKNIKKLNDKGAKYFIIPNLPNIGKTPTIATVSYDFSRGSVKTREDFSAAITNIINVHNNKLKIKIESLKEERGKYLEIVYIDLFSDFDALLENKNPFTGDYFDAQFENEYNDIQSTGSSAIQIPKQCFQGGYLAEGITNSDWRGYASNNTSKRTDGSFNFLSTFWDNVHPTSYAHSLIAYSFQYWMKEAGLISSSLPKLEDYRDRNRHLD, from the coding sequence ATGACCGATTACTATGTAGCAGCATACTTTTATGATTTTCAACGCAAGTATGAAGAGGATAATCCATCACTGATGTGGCAAAATCCTGGTAAGCGAAACTGGACTTGGTCTATAGACAAGGGGTATCATGATTGGTTTCCCTCATATACGGAACTGAGTGGTCAGTTGCTTGATAGTTTTTTTGTAGAAACAGAATTGACGAGAGCCGAGTTAGAGGAAAGGTGCATAAAATCTATTTTTGAAAAGCATCAAGACAAGCCAAGCTATAAATTGTTTGACTATTCTGCAGCTACAAGTGCTTTGAATCCCTATGAGTATCCCATACATTTCAAGAAAGACGAAAGCAATCAGACTATTAAAAAGATGGTCATATTCGGTGACAGTCTTTCTGATACAGGGAATCTCAAGCACTGGGTTAAATTAATGCCCGAATATCCCTATTGGTATGGCAGGTTCACCAATGGACTAACATGGAGTGAATATCTGTCTAAAGAAACAGGAATTACTCTGTTCAACTGGGCTTATGGTGGAGCAAAATCTGATTTAATCAATGATTTCAAGCCTAAAGAGATTCTGGATTACGTAAAATCCGGGGGACGCAATGTTATTACTGGCAGTATGACGACAACGATAAATCGTTATCTTGATAATGGATGGCTGAGTGGGAAAAAGATTGATTTAACAGCAGCAGAAGAGACAGCTTATACCCTGTGGATTGGAGCAAATGACTATCTTGAGAAATTCGATAGTGAAGAAACACTCTTTAATTTAATAGAATATCCTAACGATGTAGGAGGCTATGAAAAAGTTTCAGACCGAGCGACTGATAACATAATCAAAAATATCAAAAAACTAAATGACAAAGGGGCAAAATATTTTATCATTCCAAACTTACCCAATATAGGTAAAACGCCCACAATAGCAACTGTAAGTTATGATTTCAGTAGAGGTTCGGTGAAAACAAGAGAAGATTTTTCTGCTGCTATAACAAACATAATCAATGTTCATAATAATAAGCTAAAAATAAAGATAGAGTCTCTGAAAGAAGAACGGGGTAAATATTTGGAGATAGTATACATAGATCTATTTTCTGATTTCGACGCACTCCTAGAGAATAAAAATCCCTTCACAGGAGATTATTTTGACGCACAATTCGAGAATGAGTATAACGATATCCAATCTACAGGGAGTAGTGCGATACAAATACCTAAACAGTGTTTCCAAGGAGGTTATCTTGCCGAAGGCATCACAAATTCAGACTGGAGAGGCTACGCCTCGAATAATACAAGTAAAAGAACAGACGGGTCTTTTAACTTTCTATCGACATTTTGGGATAATGTACACCCAACATCATACGCTCATTCCTTGATTGCATATTCTTTTCAGTATTGGATGAAAGAGGCTGGACTAATAAGTAGCTCTCTCCCTAAGCTGGAAGACTATCGAGATAGAAATCGACACCTCGATTAA
- a CDS encoding thioesterase domain-containing protein — protein MQAPGLNGEREPFSTLKDLAIHHIKGIKTIQPRGPYYLVGFCVGGHLALEMAQQLHQQGDTLALLALIQSSAPEHHRLLVDSTPGRNLGLDIYYPREFAQEMSAPRGKEVPVSVAQLQQLMPEQRLGYVLERAKMFDLLPEEVKVEDFESLFEVFKTTAFASYNYEAQPYPGNIALFNASEQPIDIAGDPTLGWRNFIAGEIEVHEIPGDHFSVIREPQVLVLAERLKLCRDRALAAIK, from the coding sequence TTGCAAGCCCCCGGTCTCAATGGGGAACGGGAACCTTTTAGCACTCTCAAGGACCTCGCTATTCACCACATCAAAGGGATTAAAACTATTCAACCTCGGGGTCCCTACTATTTAGTTGGTTTTTGCGTGGGCGGTCACTTAGCATTAGAAATGGCACAACAGTTACACCAACAAGGGGATACCTTAGCATTGCTAGCACTGATACAATCCTCGGCTCCAGAACACCACAGGCTTCTAGTTGACAGCACGCCTGGAAGAAACTTGGGTCTGGATATTTACTATCCAAGAGAATTTGCTCAGGAAATGAGCGCTCCTCGGGGGAAGGAAGTGCCGGTATCTGTCGCTCAACTCCAACAACTGATGCCAGAGCAGCGATTGGGATATGTCCTGGAACGAGCTAAAATGTTTGATTTGCTGCCGGAAGAGGTAAAAGTGGAGGATTTTGAAAGCTTGTTCGAGGTTTTTAAAACTACGGCTTTTGCGTCTTATAATTATGAAGCGCAACCTTATCCAGGGAATATTGCCCTGTTCAATGCCAGCGAGCAGCCCATAGACATAGCTGGTGATCCCACTCTAGGTTGGCGCAATTTCATTGCTGGGGAAATAGAAGTACACGAAATTCCGGGCGACCATTTCTCGGTTATCCGGGAACCCCAAGTGCTGGTTTTAGCTGAACGGCTGAAGCTTTGTCGTGATCGCGCTCTGGCAGCGATCAAATAA
- a CDS encoding IS607 family transposase, which yields MKKYVTPKEAAEHYGVSTSTLRRWDREGRLDSIRTQGNQRRFCVEGEATHYKPTLCYARVSTYSQRDDLDRQAQFLRAKYPNAEIITEIGSGLNFKRRKFLKILERIYCADISAFVVAYPDRAVRFGFPLLEWLCQKGGVKLVVLNERKLSPEQELVEDILSILHCFSARLYGLRKYQKQVNQAIQEKTSKPDGQVDTKQCLEDQGVSI from the coding sequence ATGAAGAAATATGTCACGCCAAAAGAGGCAGCCGAACACTACGGCGTCTCAACCTCAACTCTTAGAAGATGGGATAGAGAGGGAAGACTTGACAGTATCAGAACCCAAGGCAATCAAAGGCGGTTTTGCGTTGAAGGAGAAGCAACGCATTACAAGCCTACTCTGTGCTATGCAAGAGTCTCTACCTATTCCCAGCGGGATGACCTCGATAGGCAAGCTCAATTTTTACGGGCAAAATACCCAAACGCAGAAATTATTACAGAAATTGGGTCGGGACTCAATTTTAAACGGCGAAAGTTCCTCAAAATATTGGAACGAATATACTGCGCTGATATCTCAGCATTTGTCGTCGCCTACCCAGACAGAGCAGTTAGATTCGGTTTTCCATTGCTTGAGTGGCTATGCCAAAAAGGTGGGGTCAAACTCGTGGTTCTCAATGAACGCAAGCTATCCCCAGAACAGGAATTGGTCGAGGATATCCTGTCCATCCTCCACTGTTTCTCTGCTAGGCTTTACGGACTCAGGAAGTACCAGAAACAAGTCAACCAAGCGATACAAGAAAAAACCTCGAAACCAGACGGTCAAGTTGACACCAAACAGTGTCTTGAAGATCAGGGTGTTTCCATCTAA
- a CDS encoding RNA-guided endonuclease InsQ/TnpB family protein — translation MFPSKELHKVWKTWLNAYRWIYNWSIAAIKNGYQGSAYDLQKLARSADRPEWVKTLPGHQLQEAVADAIDASKQGLANNGFAKFKSCRETRQVIKFKAGNFKKGSWYLTKVKGLSFRSPQGFPEECIYGTQLVWIKGKWYGVFPQYIDPTPTTVDKVIALDPGIRTFLTGFDGVSYVEIGTGDIGRIQRLCQRLDRLMSRIDLSSAKRQRRSRSVRQSAAIRKAAHRLRQKIQDLIKDCHNKSASFLVKNYKLIFIPTFETSQMVVKSARKLNKKTARNLLTWSHYKFRQHLTQMADRNDVKVVIVNESYTSKTCPECGHIHERLGGKKKFQCPKCGFSLPRDWNGARNIMIRALSASAFRWL, via the coding sequence GTGTTTCCATCTAAAGAACTTCATAAAGTATGGAAAACTTGGCTTAACGCTTATCGCTGGATCTATAACTGGTCAATAGCTGCTATCAAAAACGGCTATCAAGGCAGTGCTTACGATTTACAGAAATTAGCGAGAAGTGCTGATAGACCAGAATGGGTAAAAACACTTCCAGGTCATCAATTACAAGAAGCAGTAGCTGATGCGATCGATGCGTCAAAGCAAGGGTTGGCCAATAATGGTTTTGCTAAATTCAAGTCTTGTCGAGAAACAAGGCAGGTAATCAAATTCAAAGCGGGAAATTTCAAGAAAGGTTCTTGGTACTTGACAAAAGTAAAAGGCTTATCATTCCGTTCACCTCAGGGCTTTCCTGAGGAATGCATTTATGGAACTCAACTAGTGTGGATCAAGGGAAAATGGTATGGTGTTTTTCCTCAATACATTGATCCTACTCCCACGACTGTTGACAAGGTGATCGCTTTAGACCCAGGAATTAGGACTTTTTTGACTGGGTTTGATGGGGTCAGCTATGTCGAAATAGGGACTGGCGATATTGGTAGAATCCAAAGACTTTGTCAACGATTAGATCGATTGATGAGTCGTATTGACTTAAGCTCTGCAAAGCGTCAGAGACGTTCGCGAAGCGTGCGCCAAAGCGCAGCAATAAGGAAAGCTGCCCACCGTTTACGTCAGAAGATCCAAGACTTAATCAAAGACTGCCACAACAAGTCAGCTTCTTTTCTTGTTAAAAACTACAAGCTGATTTTTATCCCAACATTTGAGACGTCTCAGATGGTTGTAAAATCAGCCAGAAAATTAAACAAAAAAACGGCTCGTAATCTGCTCACCTGGAGTCACTACAAGTTTCGTCAACATTTGACACAAATGGCTGATCGGAATGATGTAAAAGTGGTAATAGTCAACGAATCCTACACGAGTAAGACTTGCCCAGAGTGTGGCCATATTCACGAGAGATTAGGCGGCAAGAAAAAATTCCAATGCCCAAAATGTGGTTTTTCATTGCCACGGGATTGGAATGGCGCACGAAACATAATGATTCGTGCTTTGTCGGCAAGTGCGTTTCGTTGGTTATAA
- the ltrA gene encoding group II intron reverse transcriptase/maturase translates to MNKSKTQGFAPQSEWRRVNWRKLEMTVFKLQKRIYRASSRGDVSVVRKLQKTLMKSWSAKMIAVRRVTQENKGKKTAGIDGFKALTNRQRLALVASLKVSKKAQPTRRVWIPKPGRSEKRPLGIPTMYDRALQALAKQALEPEWEEKFEPNSYGFRPGRSCHDAIEAIFNFINKKPKWVLDADIAKCFDKINHDALLTKLNTYPSMRRLIKSWLKAGVMDKGIFSHTNEGTPQGGVISPLLANIALHGMEQEVWNYANSIKGKKTYYKKGLALIRYADDFVILHPDQKVVEEYQEVINTWLQDMGLELKPSKTQITHTFDGFDFLGFNIRQYKTGKNHSKRGFKTIIKPSKEKVLEHYGQLSQVINRHKAAPQKALISQLKPIIRGWCNYYSSVCSKETFSKLGNLVWNKLRRWGYRRHPNKSRTWVTKKYWGTIGEDNWVFMTNGNNYLPKHAKTEIVRHIKVQETRSPYDGDLIYWSTRMRKHPEMTTQKGRLLERQEGKCAHCGLTFRDGDLLEKHHIIPRALGGNDHDKNLELLHLHCHDAKHGTKVNSSKLDENPF, encoded by the coding sequence ATGAATAAGTCTAAAACTCAGGGGTTCGCCCCACAGTCGGAATGGAGAAGGGTCAATTGGCGAAAGCTGGAAATGACCGTTTTTAAGTTACAAAAACGAATATACCGAGCCTCGAGCCGTGGTGACGTGAGCGTGGTAAGAAAACTCCAAAAGACCCTGATGAAGTCCTGGTCAGCCAAAATGATTGCGGTCAGACGAGTCACCCAGGAGAATAAAGGCAAAAAGACTGCCGGAATAGACGGGTTCAAAGCCTTAACCAATAGGCAACGCCTCGCCTTAGTAGCCAGCCTCAAGGTCTCCAAAAAGGCACAACCTACCAGAAGGGTATGGATTCCCAAACCCGGACGGTCAGAAAAACGCCCCTTAGGTATCCCGACTATGTACGACCGTGCATTACAAGCACTTGCCAAGCAGGCTCTTGAACCTGAATGGGAAGAAAAATTTGAACCCAATTCATACGGGTTCAGACCAGGACGCTCATGTCATGATGCCATTGAAGCAATATTCAATTTCATCAACAAAAAACCCAAATGGGTTCTTGATGCTGACATTGCCAAATGCTTCGACAAAATAAACCATGATGCACTTCTAACAAAATTGAATACCTATCCATCCATGAGACGTTTAATTAAGTCCTGGCTTAAAGCCGGTGTGATGGATAAGGGAATATTCTCACACACAAACGAGGGCACCCCTCAAGGTGGGGTGATATCCCCACTATTGGCGAACATAGCCCTCCACGGAATGGAACAAGAGGTATGGAACTATGCCAACTCTATCAAGGGTAAAAAAACATATTACAAAAAAGGATTAGCCCTAATTAGATACGCAGATGATTTCGTCATCCTTCACCCAGACCAAAAAGTGGTAGAAGAATATCAAGAAGTAATCAACACATGGCTACAGGACATGGGGTTGGAACTAAAACCAAGTAAAACCCAAATTACCCACACTTTTGACGGATTTGATTTTCTTGGATTCAACATCCGTCAATATAAAACAGGTAAAAACCATTCAAAACGAGGTTTTAAAACCATCATCAAACCATCCAAAGAAAAAGTTCTAGAACATTACGGGCAGCTTTCCCAAGTCATCAACAGACATAAAGCTGCCCCACAGAAGGCGTTAATAAGCCAACTTAAACCTATTATAAGAGGATGGTGTAACTACTACAGCTCTGTTTGTAGCAAAGAAACCTTCTCAAAATTAGGGAATCTAGTCTGGAACAAACTTCGAAGATGGGGATATAGGAGACACCCCAACAAATCAAGAACCTGGGTAACCAAGAAATATTGGGGAACCATCGGAGAAGATAACTGGGTATTCATGACCAACGGGAATAACTACCTCCCAAAACATGCCAAAACTGAAATAGTCAGGCACATAAAAGTTCAAGAAACCAGGAGTCCCTACGATGGAGACCTAATTTATTGGAGCACCAGAATGAGAAAGCATCCTGAGATGACCACTCAGAAGGGAAGGCTTTTAGAACGGCAAGAAGGGAAATGCGCCCATTGTGGTCTTACCTTCAGGGATGGAGATTTGTTGGAAAAACACCATATTATACCACGCGCTCTAGGAGGTAACGACCATGACAAAAATCTAGAGTTACTTCACCTCCATTGTCACGACGCCAAACACGGTACCAAAGTCAACTCTTCAAAGTTAGATGAGAATCCGTTCTAG